The Coregonus clupeaformis isolate EN_2021a chromosome 26, ASM2061545v1, whole genome shotgun sequence genome window below encodes:
- the LOC121539875 gene encoding proproteinase E-like, translating into MLERLAFLLLLAAYAYGCGTPTFEPNTNRIVNGEDARAHSWPWQISMQVKHGSRWHHTCGGTLIGSRWVLTAGHCVWPGDVYRVVMGEHDQSVQEGTEQIRDVLRILVHPDWDINMVAAGNDLALLKLDKAPIMNENVGLACLPKAGEIPAHGDACFISGWGNLYTHGPMPDKLQQALLPVVGNSVCRQSDWWGMVVKDTMICAGGGEVSGCNGDSGGPLNCKGADGKWYVQGVTSFVSSRVCNEVKKPTVFTRISAFTDWLSNTMLYY; encoded by the exons ATGCTGGAGAGACTGGCCTTCCTGCTGCTGCTGGCAGCCTACG CATATGGGTGTGGTACTCCCACCTTCGAGCCCAACACCAACAGGATTGTGAATGGAGAGGATGCCCGCGCCCATAGCTGGCCATGGCAG ATTTCAATGCAGGTGAAGCATGGCAGCCGTTGGCATCACACCTGTGGGGGCACTCTGATTGGCTCTCGCTGGGTCCTGACTGCTGGACACTGTGTATG GCCTGGAGATGTGTACCGTGTGGTGATGGGAGAGCATGACCAGAGtgtacaggagggaactgagcagATCAGAGACGTGCTGCGTATTCTGGTTCATCCCGACTGGGACATCAACATGGTCGCTGCTGG AAATGACCTTGCCCTGCTGAAACTGGACAAGGCTCCCATCATGAATGAGAACGTTGGTCTGGCTTGCCTTCCTAAGGCAGGAGAGATCCCTGCTCATGGAGACGCATGCTTCATCTCTGGCTGGGGAAACCTCTACA CCCATGGTCCCATGCCTGATAAGCTGCAGCAGGCCCTGCTGCCCGTGGTGGGGAACAGTGTGTGTAGGCAGAGTGACTGGTGGGGCATGGTGGTGAAGGACACCATGATCTGTGCTGGAGGGGGTGAAGTGTCAGGATGCAAC GGGGACTCTGGAGGTCCTCTGAACTGTAAGGGTGCTGATGGTAAGTGGTACGTCCAGGGCGTGACCAGCTTTGTGTCCTCTCGTGTCTGCAACGAGGTGAAGAAACCAACCGTCTTCACCCGCATCTCAGCCTTTACTGACTGGCTCAGCAAT ACAATGCTTTACTATTAA